From a single Lolium rigidum isolate FL_2022 chromosome 7, APGP_CSIRO_Lrig_0.1, whole genome shotgun sequence genomic region:
- the LOC124674406 gene encoding transcription factor MYB59-like, whose amino-acid sequence MCNNSSAGGAIATTRKGPWTEQEDAQLVWFVRLLGERRWDFLAQVSGLRRTGKSCRLRWVNYLHPGLKRGRITAEEERLILNLHAQWGSRWSRIARKLPGRTDNEIKNYWRTHMRKMAQEEKTKKKGTSASSPSSSSTSATTCSASATATTSSATTTTDALQESTSKVRDEADEEASTSASASEEKKAVPYCTVVEMDQLWNEIAAADIYPDMMMSWGGGHVAVAAAVEATPSSPVWESCADYSLWKIDDQEYYNTIYQDALN is encoded by the exons ATGTGCAACAACAGCAGCGCCGGCGGGGCCATAGCAACGACCCGGAAGGGGCCGTGGACGGAGCAGGAGGACGCCCAACTGGTATGGTTCGTGCGCTTGCTCGGCGAACGCCGTTGGGATTTCTTAGCTCAGGTCTCAG GTCTCCGGCGCACCGGCAAGAGCTGCCGCCTCCGGTGGGTGAACTACCTGCACCCGGGCCTCAAGCGCGGCCGCATCACCGCAGAAGAGGAGCGCCTCATCCTCAACCTCCACGCCCAGTGGGGCTCGCGGTGGTCGCGCATCGCCAGGAAGCTCCCCGGACGCACCGACAACGAGATCAAGAACTACTGGCGGACGCACATGAGGAAGATGGCGCAGGAGGAGAAGACCAAGAAGAAGGGCACATCCGCCTCCTCTCCGTCCTCCTCGTCCACGTCCGCGACGACATGCtcggcctccgccacggccacgaCGTCCTCGGCGACGACCACCACTGACGCGCTGCAGGAAAGTACCAGCAAGGTTCGCGACGAGGCCGACGAGGAGGCCAGCACGTCGGCGTCGGCGAGCGAGGAGAAGAAGGCGGTGCCGTACTGCACCGTCGTGGAGATGGACCAGCTGTGGAACGAGATCGCGGCAGCCGACATCTACCCCGATATGATGATGAGCTGGGGAGGCGGCCACGTGGCCGTTGCCGCCGCTGTGGAGgcgacgccgtcgtcgccggTGTGGGAGTCCTGCGCGGATTACTCGCTGTGGAAGATCGACGATCAGGAGTACTACAACACGATCTATCAAGACGCTCTGAATTGA
- the LOC124677400 gene encoding nucleolin-like, giving the protein MPPKSARRGGAAAARKGPAARGRAAKAQPAAEEAAPAVEEVKAAAEEAPKVEEQKRQPSPPPPQQPPAEEKAKPDAVENGATHDDATVKETYEEEDKGERLEFEDEQEYEEEAVVDYDEKDSEQYEEQYEDGDEGLEYTEDVVEEETDMVDEELDDGGDDGEGEEYENADEEQNVDVEDDDHHEMVKAHRKRKEFEVFVGGLDKDATESDLRKVFSEVGEITEVRLMMNPVTKKNKGFAFLRFATVEQAKRAVSDLKKPLVRGKQCGVAPSHDNDTLFVGNICKTWTKEHLKDKLKTYEVENFDDLILAEDSNNPGMNRGYALLEFSTRPEAMDAFRRLQKRDVVFGVDRSAKVSFADSYPEVDDEMMSQVRAVFLDGLPPSWDEDRVKKYLKKYGAIEKVELARNMPAAKRKDFGFVTFDTHDNAVACVDGITNSEIGEGDNKAKVRARLSRPMQRPTRMKHGLRGNFRIGQSAPRGGRFPYTRPPPRRPLPRLVRPDVSRLPPIRSRPLKRPVDIRDRRPVMSIPERVRRLPPPERSYDRRPPAPVYPKRSPRRDYGRRDDLPPPRSRATFADYTPRVPVDRRHSYRDDYSSRGSAYSDLGPRSAPRLSDRRAYADDDYVEKIDRPLPPYREGRGRDYDTISGSKRSYTEMDDVPPRYHDISVRSSKARLDYDVGGSSARYADAYTERLGRSHAGYSSSRSVAGHDTVYSSSRHGMSYGGSANTADAGGMYSSTYSADYMPRGSDVGGSSYSSHYSGRNAGSGSGYFGSSGSSSYY; this is encoded by the exons ATGCCGCCCAAGTCGGCCAGGAGgggcggcgccgcggcggccAGGAAGGGGCCGGCGGCGAGGGGCAGggcggccaaggcgcagccggccgCGGAGGAGGCCGCGCCGGCTGTGGAGGAGGTCaaggccgccgcggaggaggcccCCAAGGTCGAGGAGCAGAAGCGgcagccgtcgccgccgccgccgcagcagccgcCTGCTGAGGAGAAGGCTAAGCCGGATGCCGTGGAGAACGGCGCAACCCATG ATGACGCAACCGTGAAAGAAACATATGAAGAAGAGGACAAAGGCGAGCGACTGGAGTTCGAGGATGAGCAAGAATATGAAGAGGAGGCTGTTGTAGACTATGATGAGAAGGATTCAGAGCAGTATGAGGAGCAAtatgaagacggcgatgaagggtTGGAGTACACTGAAGACGTGGTTGAAGAGGAGACGGACATGGTGGATGAGGAATTGGATGATGGTGGGGATGATGGGGAGGGCGAGGAATATGAGAATGCCGACGAGGAACAAAATGTGGACGTGGAGGATGACGACCATCATGAAATGGTGAAAGCACATCGTAAGCGCAAGGAGTTTGAAGTTTTTGTCGGTGGGCTAGATAAAGATGCAACAGAGAGCGACCTCAGGAAAGTTTTTAGTGAAGTTGGCGAAATCACTGAAGTTCGTCTGATGATGAACCCTgttacaaagaagaataaaggcTTTGCCTTCCTGCGATTTGCGACTGTGGAGCAAGCAAAGCGTGCTGTCTCGGATCTCAAGAAACCACTG GTACGAGGTAAACAATGTGGTGTTGCTCCTAGTCATGACAATGATACACTTTTTGTGGGCAATATCTGCAAAACATGGACAAAAGAACAT CTCAAGGATAAACTGAAGACCTACGAGGTTGAGAATTTTGACGACTTAATATTGGCTGAGGATAGCAATAACCCAGGGATGAATCGTGGGTATGCTTTACTTGAGTTTTCTACTCGCCCTGAAGCTATGGATGCTTTCAGGCGATTGCAGAAGAGGGATGTAGTCTTTGGAGTTGATCGCAGTGCAAAGGTTTCCTTTGCTGATTCCTACCCTGAAGTTGATGATGAAATGATGTCACAG GTCAGAGCTGTATTTCTTGATGGTCTCCCCCCCTCATGGGATGAAGATCGTGTTAAGAAGTACCTTAAAAAGTATGGAGCTATTGAGAAAGTTGAACTTGCCCGAAACATGCCTGCAGCCAAAAGAAAAGATTTTGGGTTTGTTACTTTTGATACGCATGATAATGCTGTTGCATGCGTTGATGGGATAACTAATTCTGAGATTGGTGAAGGTGATAACAAG GCAAAAGTGAGAGCCAGATTGTCAAGGCCAATGCAGAGACCTACTAGGATGAAGCATGGATTAAGAGGAAATTTCAGGATTGGGCAGAGTGCCCCTCGTGGTGGCCGTTTTCCATACACTCGCCCTCCTCCACGCCGGCCTCTGCCACGTCTTGTACGACCTGATGTTAGTCGCTTACCTCCCATCAGGAGCCGTCCACTGAAGAGGCCAGTAGATATCAGAGATAGACGCCCTGTTATGTCAATTCCAGAGAGAGTGAGGCGTTTGCCTCCTCCAGAGAGATCCTATGATAGAAGACCCCCAG CTCCTGTTTACCCAAAGAGAAGTCCAAGGAGAGATTATGGAAGGCGTGATGATCTTCCTCCGCCAAGAAGCAGAGCTACCTTTGCTGACTACACTCCAAGAGTTCCAGTAGATAGGCGCCACTCATACAGGGACGACTATTCGTCCCGTGGATCAGCTTATTCAGACCTAGGTCCTCGTAGCGCTCCCCGTCTTTCCGACAGGCGAGCATATGCTGATGACGATTATGTAGAGAAGATTGATCGGCCTTTACCACCCTATAGGGAGGGGCGTGGCCGTGATTATGATACAATTTCTGGTTCAAAACGCTCATACACTGAGATG GATGATGTGCCTCCTCGGTATCATGACATTAGTGTTCGCTCGTCCAAGGCACGCTTAGACTATGATGTTGGCGGCAGCAGTGCTCGGTATGCAGATGCATATACTGAGAG GCTTGGGCGGTCACATGCGGGATACAGTAGCAGCAGATCTGTTGCTGGTCATGACACAGTGTATAGCAGCAGCCGCCATGGCATGAGTTATGGAG GTTCTGCAAACACTGCTGATGCTGGTGGAATGTACTCGTCAACTTATAGTGCTGACTACATGCCTCGTGGATCTGAT GTTGGCGGAAGTTCATATTCGTCGCATTACTCTGGTCGTAATGCGGGTAGCGGCAGTGGCTACTTCGGTAGCAGTGGTTCTAGTTCGTATTACTAG